One region of Drosophila kikkawai strain 14028-0561.14 chromosome 2R, DkikHiC1v2, whole genome shotgun sequence genomic DNA includes:
- the Rcd6 gene encoding uncharacterized protein Rcd6 isoform X1 → MNYQKTSEKQSPSSLKKRPPGNGNSIQNFWNERIMERFIKANLFIICCVVAVLLLIVYLGAFSCEVSWILEAHGELPFAAYTLCSLYFVMFVATTILIHGLVSGLCWPLFAWSGIIGLLSIPELVFVMLMTTQHWGLQSVHGLTELTSYLIRLIINCFALICVIPTGIRWRRETQVLSQLQGLATRLSLQTPAPSVPMTKADSRRSSQRLSGFENAGYQLCDETGGNKLPLGPGLALNNQCGGSQAFGSQNEFNASMFAPALAQQFNNATMMQRGGSGAAPGGHRAQSLMDLRCTLPGMYNPRHVLDTEDKNAKYFNITIDDLKNNLQDSHRPSPPSLIGSASNDPIYCSIEPKQLTPPPVQQRNHHRPRGSHKQPPPGKLSRNCVSLENLDGISKVQNDLNAYGNNLLQNYTQQQQYYLAMLLHQQQQQHMLHQQAGGIYRRPSNCSSTGGFAGTVLAQPLQRRGSTHSQQLQYYGGFGYANYANPYITANSKLSLGNESDDYRKYRDVAL, encoded by the exons ATGAATTATCAAAAGACCAGTGAAAAGCAGTCGCCGTCCTCATTGAAGAAGCGGCCGCCGGGCAACGGCAATAGCATACAAAACTTTTGGAACGAACGCATTATGGAGCGCTTCATAAAGGCAAATCTATTCATTATCTGCTGCGTGGTGGCAGTTCTTCTGCTG ATCGTCTATCTGGGGGCCTTCTCGTGCGAGGTTTCTTGGATACTGGAGGCCCATGGGGAGCTGCCCTTTGCCGCTTACACCTTGTGTTCGCTCTATTTCGTGATGTTCGTGGCCACAACGATCCTCATCCACGGCCTGGTCAGTGGGCTGTGCTGGCCCCTTTTTGCCTGGTCGGGCATTATCGGGCTGCTCTCCATACCGGAGCTGGTCTTTGTTATGCTCATGACCACCCAGCACTGG GGTCTGCAGTCTGTGCATGGGTTGACGGAACTTACCAGCTACCTGATTCGCCTGATCATCAACTGCTTCGCCCTGATCTGCGTGATTCCCACGGGCATTCGTTGGCGACGTGAAACGCAGGTTCTCAGCCAATTACAGGGACTGGCCACGCGACTATCCCTACAAACGCCCGCACCCAGTGTTCCAATGACCAAGGCAGATTCCCGGCGCTCCAGCCAGCGGTTGAGCGGGTTCGAGAATGCCGGCTACCAGTTGTGCGACGAGACTGGAGGCAACAAGCTGCCCCTGGGCCCAGGTCTGGCACTAAATAACCAGTGCGGCGGAAGTCAAGCTTTCGGTTCCCAGAACGAGTTCAACGCCAGCATGTTTGCGCCAGCTTTGGCACAGCAGTTTAATAACGCCACCATGATGCAACGAGGTGGGTCTGGAGCAGCACCTGGTGGTCATCGCGCTCAGTCTCTGATGGATTTGCGCTGCACATTGCCGGGGATGTACAATCCCCGACATGTGCTGGATACGGAGGACAAGAATGCCAAGTACTTCAATATAACCATTGATGATCTGAAGAACAATCTGCAGGATTCGCACCGACCCTCACCACCCTCCCTAATTGGTTCCGCTAGCAACGATCCCATATATTGCTCCATCGAGCCCAAGCAGTTGACACCGCCACCCGTTCAGCAGCGGAACCACCATCGCCCCAGAGGCAGCCACAAACAGCCTCCGCCGGGCAAGCTCTCCCGCAATTGTGTATCCCTGGAAAATCTGGACGGGATCAGCAAGGTGCAAAACGACCTCAATGCCTATGGAAATAATCTGCTCCAGAACtacacgcagcagcagcagtactACCTGGCCATGCTActccatcagcagcagcagcaacatatGCTCCACCAACAGGCTGGTGGCATCTACCGGAGGCCATCCAATTGCAGTTCCACGGGTGGATTCGCCGGCACCGTACTGGCACAACCGCTGCAAAGACGTGGCTCTACCCACAGCCAACAGCTGCAGTATTACGGAGGCTTTGGCTACGCCAACTATGCCAATCCGTACATCACAGCCAACAGCAAGCTGTCACTGGGCAACGAGTCCGACGACTACCGGAAGTATCGCGATGTAGCACTCTGA
- the Rcd6 gene encoding uncharacterized protein Rcd6 isoform X2, with translation MERFIKANLFIICCVVAVLLLIVYLGAFSCEVSWILEAHGELPFAAYTLCSLYFVMFVATTILIHGLVSGLCWPLFAWSGIIGLLSIPELVFVMLMTTQHWGLQSVHGLTELTSYLIRLIINCFALICVIPTGIRWRRETQVLSQLQGLATRLSLQTPAPSVPMTKADSRRSSQRLSGFENAGYQLCDETGGNKLPLGPGLALNNQCGGSQAFGSQNEFNASMFAPALAQQFNNATMMQRGGSGAAPGGHRAQSLMDLRCTLPGMYNPRHVLDTEDKNAKYFNITIDDLKNNLQDSHRPSPPSLIGSASNDPIYCSIEPKQLTPPPVQQRNHHRPRGSHKQPPPGKLSRNCVSLENLDGISKVQNDLNAYGNNLLQNYTQQQQYYLAMLLHQQQQQHMLHQQAGGIYRRPSNCSSTGGFAGTVLAQPLQRRGSTHSQQLQYYGGFGYANYANPYITANSKLSLGNESDDYRKYRDVAL, from the exons ATGGAGCGCTTCATAAAGGCAAATCTATTCATTATCTGCTGCGTGGTGGCAGTTCTTCTGCTG ATCGTCTATCTGGGGGCCTTCTCGTGCGAGGTTTCTTGGATACTGGAGGCCCATGGGGAGCTGCCCTTTGCCGCTTACACCTTGTGTTCGCTCTATTTCGTGATGTTCGTGGCCACAACGATCCTCATCCACGGCCTGGTCAGTGGGCTGTGCTGGCCCCTTTTTGCCTGGTCGGGCATTATCGGGCTGCTCTCCATACCGGAGCTGGTCTTTGTTATGCTCATGACCACCCAGCACTGG GGTCTGCAGTCTGTGCATGGGTTGACGGAACTTACCAGCTACCTGATTCGCCTGATCATCAACTGCTTCGCCCTGATCTGCGTGATTCCCACGGGCATTCGTTGGCGACGTGAAACGCAGGTTCTCAGCCAATTACAGGGACTGGCCACGCGACTATCCCTACAAACGCCCGCACCCAGTGTTCCAATGACCAAGGCAGATTCCCGGCGCTCCAGCCAGCGGTTGAGCGGGTTCGAGAATGCCGGCTACCAGTTGTGCGACGAGACTGGAGGCAACAAGCTGCCCCTGGGCCCAGGTCTGGCACTAAATAACCAGTGCGGCGGAAGTCAAGCTTTCGGTTCCCAGAACGAGTTCAACGCCAGCATGTTTGCGCCAGCTTTGGCACAGCAGTTTAATAACGCCACCATGATGCAACGAGGTGGGTCTGGAGCAGCACCTGGTGGTCATCGCGCTCAGTCTCTGATGGATTTGCGCTGCACATTGCCGGGGATGTACAATCCCCGACATGTGCTGGATACGGAGGACAAGAATGCCAAGTACTTCAATATAACCATTGATGATCTGAAGAACAATCTGCAGGATTCGCACCGACCCTCACCACCCTCCCTAATTGGTTCCGCTAGCAACGATCCCATATATTGCTCCATCGAGCCCAAGCAGTTGACACCGCCACCCGTTCAGCAGCGGAACCACCATCGCCCCAGAGGCAGCCACAAACAGCCTCCGCCGGGCAAGCTCTCCCGCAATTGTGTATCCCTGGAAAATCTGGACGGGATCAGCAAGGTGCAAAACGACCTCAATGCCTATGGAAATAATCTGCTCCAGAACtacacgcagcagcagcagtactACCTGGCCATGCTActccatcagcagcagcagcaacatatGCTCCACCAACAGGCTGGTGGCATCTACCGGAGGCCATCCAATTGCAGTTCCACGGGTGGATTCGCCGGCACCGTACTGGCACAACCGCTGCAAAGACGTGGCTCTACCCACAGCCAACAGCTGCAGTATTACGGAGGCTTTGGCTACGCCAACTATGCCAATCCGTACATCACAGCCAACAGCAAGCTGTCACTGGGCAACGAGTCCGACGACTACCGGAAGTATCGCGATGTAGCACTCTGA
- the FAM21 gene encoding WASH complex subunit 2 — MDISADVDRIIAQAPDWNLAGDCALLALMKRISENLYERGERTSRNLQEFETSVRQVDISLSNATNSLRSLQFGNQFVEYRVEEVDDADLAMPEEKKKKPEPPPMSSEEMARGFLDNNLRMFRKNFEPVTIDVPDSDDEDAPVSSTTIFRAKNPYDAIPLPYIIGTKEWEEHKYAGLYDSGENSGDDKSDEFSSSSSDEKESVSKGSTQPENKFVEPHLSDSSSLASFAREPAIVSPVRTHNPVPVATPTRPPAGQVPEAAIRTQPRPIISSQRNPHERDVFAALRQSPPSDDPPSTSSSPTSSPAFRNTSAGGRLPIVSTASLSSSSSSPAHQPPPRLFEDPEAIAPTQPPKEIEAKPSQIKRKPVNLFNDDEFNSFMSEIVDKVQAKAGAAETRSVRELAKEKRPVEQTVKQEAPPERINPVVAPQAVPRRVNLFDDSPPLSPSSKPESLSKNAPSLGAIPKQTPPKEVKVDQPKASIPPKEPAKPLPKSLFDDDLEDDDFLSSLAPKTKPADQKQSSTPRASLFDDDDLDINDIFTKPTPTNTKKLSERVTGKSSLFDDDDQEDDTDLFGSKKPVKVTQKESTVKKIEPPLEAPKKSLFDDIEEEEPPLEAPKKSLFGDIEEEDLFGTPKASARYNESQPLETDVEIKEQSKHIEIEPEALSKKGITVQPQQLLSNASASPAFRESPPPIESLEATPSEGEKGNNFNDGAESPPKPPLTKLPDLFSEDFSDEEPFLESSNVKTRPKGASETKEVIKTIVENVEDKKEEETVVKSTDLFNEDSSDEDPFLGASFKAKDVPLGTADTKELMKPNKDQLVEEIKPKELPHKLPENKKDDELTVKEKTIFTPEIIAPVSETPPPDDHQDPIIAMVADISSKSPKEDSTTRKPADLAAAQQIMQNYSSLFSDEPPDDSEFFQTLGSSSSGLSSLSASKIFDNEHDFFEPALPKIPSATKSSATTPGDQPPATSDYGGMRLFSDVPPEDEDDIDEPSSAATKQTEDVAPTTTTRIHTIFYDDFSETARASSLQPSQQTSPYDEEPPLSGDEPDRSKAKETSDSPNPSSPVKKLKMPNIKINVQALLPGSGGGPPKLLKKQESSSFEESLQAESPPESIRKPTDIPPAEGGLQHVNKTRARGPPKRRPSTRKGRQENYVKSLIEDEQGPAQAALLQDQPSSKPLSFTKSVEVEVNSPSSTVSAPSQTIRPPKAKDSFLDRPDDDDSLFGSVITKTFPSAKSTDGKMSVTAASVSATPNRQLVIPKKNNDPPASYRSFLDSPDEDDSFFSSSDKKTPPLPKNSTEDKELTIPNETPQVHRDPPKVASSFLDSSDDDDFLFSPPKAPIAQTKSAAPVIEKHPDADTAVPSSSTLPKTKEPPKEQIKPKSQVVPKLFDDSDDDNDLFASASGPAPAVSVPSSSRPVQAKQPAKPVATASSLFSSDEDDAKAPDNTLPKKKLPIKTSKSLFSDDDDDDDDLFGGGSIRKASTVKKAKPIARQVSKPAPSKTPTAAATIPESISDNPLADLLDVE, encoded by the exons ATGGATATAAGCGCCGATGTGGACCGGATTATAGCCCAGGCCCCGGACTGGAACCTGGCCGGCGACTGCGCCCTCCTGGCGCTGATGAAGCGCATTTCTGAG AACTTGTACGAGCGGGGTGAACGGACGTCCCGCAATCTCCAGGAGTTCGAGACGAGTGTCCGACAAGTGGACATATCGCTGAGTAATGCCACCAACAGCCTCCGCTCCCTACAGTTTGGTAACCAGTTTGTGGAATATCGTGTGGAGGAGGTGGATGACGCCGATTTGGCTATGCCCgaggagaagaagaagaag CCCGAGCCGCCGCCCATGAGCTCTGAGGAAATGGCCAGGGGATTTCTGGACAACAACCTGCGAATGTTCAGAAAGAACTTTGAGCCGGTGACCATTGATGTGCCAGATTCGGATGACGAGGATGCGCCAGTTAGCTCAAC TACCATATTCCGCGCCAAGAATCCATACGATGCCATTCCTCTGCCCTACATTATTGGAACAAAGGAGTGGGAAGAGCACAAGTATGCCGGTCTGTATGATAGTGGCGAGAATAGCGGGGATGACAAGTCAGATGAGTTCTCATCCAGCTCCTCGGATGAAAAGGAGTCGGTATCCAAAGGAAGCACTCAACCAGAGAACAAATTCGTAGAGCCCCATCTTTCAGACTCTTCGTCGCTGGCCTCATTTGCCAGAGAGCCAGCCATTGTGTCGCCAGTGAGAACTCATAATCCAGTGCCGGTTGCCACTCCGACTAGGCCTCCTGCTGGACAGGtgccggaagctgctatccgCACTCAGCCGCGTCCGATTATAAGCAGTCAACGCAATCCGCACGAGCGTGACGTGTTTGCCGCGCTCCGACAATCGCCACCTAGTGACGATCCGCCATCGACTTCATCCTCACCCACATCATCGCCAGCTTTTAGAAATACCTCCGCCGGTGGGAGATTGCCCATAGTGTCAACAGCATCGCtgagctccagcagcagcagtccggCCCACCAGCCGCCGCCAAGGCTTTTCGAAGACCCAGAAGCTATAGCTCCCACACAACCTCCCAAGGAGATTGAGGCCAAGCCAAGTCAAATTAAGCGGAAGCCAGTGAACCTCTTCAACGACGATGAGTTTAACTCATTTATGTCGGAAATTGTTGATAAAGTGCAGGCTAAGGCGGGCGCAGCAGAAACAAGGTCAGTGAGAGaactggccaaggaaaagagACCAGTGGAACAAACTGTCAAGCAGGAGGCACCACCTGAACGCATTAATCCAGTGGTGGCCCCTCAAGCAGTGCCCAGGCGTGTAAATCTATTTGATGATAGTCCTCCGCTTAGTCCTTCTTCGAAGCCAGAGTCTCTTTCCAAGAATGCTCCCTCTTTGGGTGCCATTCCAAAGCAGACACCACCCAAGGAGGTCAAGGTAGATCAACCGAAGGCTTCCATTCCTCCCAAAGAACCAGCAAAACCATTACCGAAATCTCTCTTTGATGATGATTTGGAAGACGATGACTTTTTGAGCTCCCTTGCACCCAAAACGAAGCCGGCAGATCAAAAGCAAAGCTCAACACCAAGAGCCTCCCTGTTCGATGATGATGACTTGGACATAAATGACATATTTACCAAGCCAACGCCCACGAATACTAAAAAACTCTCAGAGAGAGTGACTGGAAAGAGCAGTTTGTTCGACGACGATGACCAGGAAGATGACACCGATCTGTTTGGCTCCAAAAAGCCCGTCAAAGTTACACAAAAGGAATCAACAGTCAAAAAGATTGAGCCTCCTCTAGAGGCTCCAAAGAAAAGTCTTTTTGATGACATCGAGGAAGAGGAGCCTCCTTTAGAAGCTCCAAAGAAAAGTCTTTTTGGTGACATCGAGGAAGAGGATTTATTTGGGACACCAAAGGCAAGTGCCCGATATAATGAGTCCCAGCCACTAGAAACGGATGTTGAGATTAAGGAACAAAGCAAACACATTGAGATTGAACCAGAGGCATTAAGCAAAAAAGGAATTACTGTTCAACCCCAACAATTATTATCCAATGCATCAGCTTCACCTGCCTTTAGAGAATCACCTCCACCCATTGAAAGTTTGGAGGCAACTCCCTCTGAAGGAGAAAAGGggaataattttaatgatggtgcTGAATCCCCACCCAAGCCTCCTCTAACTAAACTTCCAGATTTATTTTCTGAAGACTTTAGCGATGAGGAGCCTTTTCTGGAATCCTCAAATGTAAAAACTAGGCCAAAAGGTGCTAGTGAAACTAAAGAAGTTATTAAAACCATAGTGGAAAATGTTGAAGataaaaaggaagaagaaacTGTGGTTAAATCTACTGATTTGTTCAATGAAGATTCCAGCGATGAAGATCCGTTTTTGGGTGCATCATTCAAAGCTAAGGATGTGCCATTGGGTACAGCAGACACCAAGGAATTAATGAAGCCAAACAAAGACCAGTTGGTTGAAGAGATTAAGCCAAAGGAGCTACCCCACAAACTGCCAGAGAACAAAAAAGATGATGAGCTAACCGTCAAGGAAAAGACAATATTTACTCCAGAAATTATTGCGCCCGTTTCTGAAACACCTCCACCCGATGATCACCAAGATCCCATTATAGCAATGGTAGCCGATATCTCCTCCAAGTCCCCGAAAGAAGATTCGACTACCAGGAAGCCAGCAGATTTGGCTGCTGCCCAGCAAATCATGCAGAATTATTCGAGCCTCTTCTCAGATGAACCACCAGATGATAGTGAGTTTTTCCAAACTCTcggcagtagcagcagcggTCTCAGTAGTCTTAGTGCCTCGAAAATCTTTGACAACGAACACGACTTCTTCGAGCCTGCCTTACCAAAGATTCCGAGTGCCACAAAGTCATCGGCCACGACGCCAGGAGACCAACCTCCGGCAACATCGGACTACGGAGGCATGCGTTTATTTAGCGATGTTCCACCCGAAGATGAGGACGACATCGATGAGCCTAGCTCAGCAGCAACCAAGCAGACGGAGGATGTGGCACCAACCACTACAACCCGTATACATACGATTTTCTACGATGACTTTAGTGAAACTGCAAGAGCAAGTTCACTTCAACCATCGCAGCAGACTTCTCCTTACGATGAGGAGCCACCACTATCAGGAGATGAACCTGATCGCAGCAAAGCCAAGGAGACGTCCGATTCGCCCAATCCTTCGTCACCCgtcaagaaattaaaaatgcccAACATCAAGATCAATGTGCAGGCCCTACTTCCTGGCTCGGGAGGAGGTCCTCCAAAACTGCTTAAGAAACAGGAGTCATCGAGCTTTGAAGAGAGTCTTCAAGCGGAATCTCCGCCAGAGTCTATCCGAAAACCCACTGATATTCCTCCAGCAGAGGGAGGCTTGCAGCATGTAAACAAAACACGCGCTAGAGGACCTCCCAAGAGAAGGCCTTCAACCAGAAAGGGAAGGCAGGAGAACTATGTTAAAAGCTTGATTGAAGATGAGCAGGGACCAGCACAAGCGGCTTTGCTGCAAGATCAGCCATCGTCCAAGCCTCTTTCCTTTACAAAATCGGTTGAAGTTGAGGTAAATTCTCCTTCCTCTACCGTTTCTGCTCCAAGCCAAACAATAAGACCTCCCAAGGCAAAGGATTCCTTTTTAGATAGGCCTGATGATGACGACTCTCTTTTTGGTTCTGTCATCACAAAAACCTTTCCTTCTGCAAAGTCAACTGATGGAAAGATGTCTGTAACTGCAGCTTCTGTTTCAGCAACGCCCAATAGGCAATTAGTGATACCCAAAAAGAATAATGATCCGCCAGCTTCATATCGATCATTTTTGGACAGCCCAGACGAAGATGATTCCTTTTTCAGTTCCTCTGACAAAAAGACGCCACCGCTTCCGAAGAACTCTACGGAAGATAAGGAACTGACAATCCCCAATGAAACTCCTCAGGTGCATCGAGATCCACCAAAGGTGGCTAGTTCATTTTTGGACAGctcagatgatgatgatttccTATTTAGTCCACCCAAGGCACCTATTGCGCAAACTAAATCTGCAGCTCCTGTAATAGAGAAGCATCCTGATGCCGATACAGCGGTACCATCTTCTTCAACGCTCCCCAAAACCAAAGAGCCTCCAAAAGAACAAATTAAGCCCAAGTCCCAAGTTGTACCTAAACTGTTTGATGACAGCGACGATGACAATGATCTGTTTGCAAGTGCCTCAGGGCCGGCGCCTGCGGTCAGTGTACCATCTTCCAGCCGGCCAGTTCAAGCAAAGCAACCAGCGAAACCAGTTGCAACTGCAAGTTCTCTCTTTAGCAGCGACGAGGATGATGCAAAGGCGCCGGATAATACGCTCCCCAAGAAGAAGTTGCCCATCAAAACAAGCAAAAGCCTCTTcagcgacgatgacgacgacgatgatgatctGTTTGGAGGAGGCAGCATCCGTAAAGCCAGCACAGTTAAAAAAGCAAAACCTATAGCCCGGCAAGTATCAAAACCGGCTCCGAGTAAAACTCCCACAGCTGCAGCCACCATTCCCGAAAGTATCAGCGATAATCCCTTGGCGGATCTTCTCGATGTCGAGTAA